The following proteins come from a genomic window of Candidatus Thiodiazotropha sp. CDECU1:
- a CDS encoding ATP-binding protein encodes MTIDWNTTFAAIWRPRKGYLRAVEHIDQVGLDRLIGIDDQKLQLMQNTQRFLAGQGANNTLLWGSKGSGKSSLVKAVFDHFREQGLRLIQIDRTDLIELPEIVDSIRGTSHRFIVYCDDLTFDIGEASYRALKSVLDGSIEAPPENVLIYATSNRRHLLPEFMSENQEARMVGDDLHLGDTTEEKLALSDRFGLWLSFYPVNWQGYLNIVDSYFPDYEGDREALHAAAKQFAMSRGGTKSGRAALQFFKAYS; translated from the coding sequence ATGACGATAGATTGGAACACAACATTTGCCGCAATCTGGCGTCCGCGCAAAGGCTATTTGCGAGCGGTTGAACATATCGACCAAGTAGGGCTTGATCGGCTGATTGGTATCGATGATCAGAAGCTGCAACTTATGCAGAATACACAACGCTTCCTTGCTGGCCAGGGCGCCAATAATACATTGTTATGGGGAAGCAAGGGTAGCGGTAAATCTTCACTCGTCAAGGCGGTGTTCGATCATTTCCGGGAGCAGGGGCTACGATTGATACAGATCGACAGAACCGATTTGATTGAATTGCCGGAGATCGTCGACTCGATCAGGGGAACGTCCCACCGCTTTATCGTATATTGCGATGATCTAACCTTTGATATCGGCGAGGCATCCTATCGAGCACTGAAGAGTGTCCTGGATGGCTCAATAGAGGCGCCTCCCGAAAATGTCCTGATCTACGCAACATCCAATCGACGCCATCTTCTGCCAGAGTTCATGAGTGAAAACCAGGAGGCGAGGATGGTGGGTGACGATCTTCATTTGGGCGATACTACTGAGGAGAAACTGGCTCTGTCGGACCGGTTCGGTCTGTGGCTCTCCTTCTACCCGGTGAATTGGCAGGGTTACTTAAATATAGTGGACAGCTATTTTCCGGATTATGAGGGAGATCGTGAAGCACTGCATGCGGCGGCAAAACAATTTGCAATGTCGCGAGGTGGCACTAAAAGTGGGCGTGCTGCGCTACAGTTTTTCAAGGCCTATTCTTAA
- a CDS encoding efflux RND transporter permease subunit, which produces MKKVLGGGLASWSIHHPIGVVMITLAFMVLGLMALTRLSVDLLPKVVYPSVAVMALDSGVPAQIMEDQVTRHLEEQLSITEDAIHVGSTTQQGRSQVHLAFKYGADIDQALQDASTRLDRAKRFLPETIDPPIIYKHDPSQLPVAEFVISSTLRDQVALRSWVDYEFSKLFLNLPGVAAVEVGGGLVREINIYADQQRLTGLGMQLSDLIDALQSSNVETAGGMLRTEQGEIGGRTAGRFQSVDDILQLPLRRVGDNDTTSLIRLSEVAQVVDGAEDERMRIRLNGLPGIKLSIQKQPTANSVDVVDHVLARLAELESQVLVPKDIQIHPVDDQARFVRRALNNAIDSVILGAILAMLVVYLFLGSFRRMLIIGCAIPIAILVAFILMSSAGLTLNIMSLGGLALGVGMLVDSTIVMLENIYRHQREKTESQKVTQISSYAASEVNSAIVASTTTNLVAVLPFLFIGGLVGLLFRELIFTISAAILASMIVALTLVPALAGRLSIGLKDRFRQAIDNLMSQLQNGYSRFVTALLRRPVLPVVTFLLLLLFAFLKLVPEKQIFLPQIDEGRITIRLVADRGINLQGMDDLVHRLEEIIRAQPETESIYSQVGGFVFGRSRYESVNRASIKVILKPAQSRKVSSHDWVERVNQEIKKAKLPGLWVGMRVQGVRGIRLNWGDDDLSVRVKGPDLAVLNQIAEELKDKLEEVAGLRSVENSSDDITQEIMVSVDRQRAAYFGIDVDDLGEIVNLALSGNVVTDYLEDDRSINVRVGLLESDIATPADLESIVIFSQTEPSVPIRLGELAKIELSPSYVIIRRDQQQRMAEVSASLGGDLSLQDAISEVRDIVSVMDLPSGYSISYGGSLEVIKKGRDSGVLLLCLALFLVLVVMSVQYESLRNPIIIILCVPFGLIGVGLGLYWTELPISMPVWLGLIMLAGIVVNNAIVMVEYISQKRDAGHDKSAAITQAAQIRLRPILMTTLTTVVGMMPLALALGEGSEMLQPLAVTMISGLSFSTIVTLILIPSVYRLIGR; this is translated from the coding sequence ATGAAAAAAGTCCTTGGCGGAGGTCTGGCGAGTTGGTCAATTCACCACCCTATCGGGGTGGTGATGATAACCCTGGCATTCATGGTGTTGGGGCTCATGGCGTTGACTCGTTTAAGCGTAGACCTACTGCCAAAAGTTGTTTATCCGTCTGTTGCGGTGATGGCCTTGGATTCTGGTGTGCCTGCTCAGATAATGGAGGATCAGGTTACGCGTCACCTGGAGGAACAACTGTCGATAACTGAAGACGCGATCCATGTGGGATCGACAACCCAGCAGGGACGTAGCCAGGTCCATTTAGCCTTTAAGTATGGTGCTGATATAGATCAAGCGCTGCAGGATGCCAGTACCCGGCTGGATCGGGCAAAACGTTTTCTACCTGAGACGATAGATCCACCAATTATCTATAAACACGATCCCTCACAACTGCCCGTAGCGGAATTCGTTATCAGTTCCACGCTTCGCGATCAAGTGGCGCTACGAAGTTGGGTGGACTATGAGTTCAGCAAGTTATTTCTGAATCTGCCTGGTGTTGCGGCGGTTGAAGTGGGCGGCGGCTTGGTGCGCGAGATTAATATTTATGCGGACCAGCAGCGCCTGACAGGCTTGGGTATGCAACTATCCGATCTCATAGATGCTCTCCAGTCATCGAATGTGGAAACCGCGGGAGGTATGCTGAGAACAGAGCAAGGTGAAATCGGAGGAAGAACCGCGGGTCGCTTTCAATCGGTGGATGATATTTTACAACTACCGTTAAGACGAGTGGGTGATAACGATACCACTTCACTGATTCGATTATCGGAAGTTGCCCAGGTTGTAGATGGTGCAGAAGACGAACGGATGCGTATCCGCCTGAATGGGCTTCCGGGGATTAAATTATCGATTCAGAAACAACCCACCGCAAATAGTGTTGATGTGGTTGATCATGTTTTAGCGAGACTGGCTGAGCTTGAAAGCCAGGTACTTGTACCTAAGGATATTCAAATTCACCCTGTTGATGACCAGGCACGTTTTGTCCGTCGAGCTTTAAACAATGCTATTGATTCAGTAATTCTGGGCGCCATTTTAGCGATGCTTGTTGTGTATCTGTTTCTCGGCAGCTTTAGACGGATGTTGATTATTGGTTGTGCTATACCGATCGCTATTCTGGTTGCCTTCATTCTAATGTCGAGCGCCGGTTTGACCTTGAATATTATGAGTTTGGGTGGATTGGCGTTGGGTGTCGGTATGTTGGTAGACAGCACTATTGTTATGTTGGAGAACATATATCGTCACCAACGGGAGAAAACAGAAAGTCAAAAGGTTACACAAATTTCCAGTTATGCGGCGAGTGAAGTAAATAGTGCAATCGTCGCTTCCACAACGACCAACCTGGTTGCGGTTCTGCCATTTCTCTTTATCGGTGGTCTTGTCGGGCTGCTATTTCGTGAATTGATATTTACTATATCCGCTGCCATCCTGGCTTCAATGATTGTTGCGCTAACACTGGTGCCAGCGCTTGCGGGCAGATTGAGCATCGGCCTTAAAGATCGGTTCAGGCAAGCAATCGATAACCTGATGAGCCAATTGCAGAATGGTTATTCAAGATTTGTTACCGCCCTGTTGAGAAGGCCGGTGTTGCCCGTCGTAACTTTTCTGTTACTGCTGCTGTTTGCATTTCTCAAGTTGGTGCCTGAAAAACAAATTTTCCTACCTCAGATTGATGAGGGACGCATCACTATACGATTGGTTGCGGATAGAGGTATCAATTTACAGGGAATGGATGACTTGGTTCATCGACTCGAAGAGATAATAAGGGCTCAACCGGAAACAGAATCCATATATTCTCAGGTAGGTGGTTTTGTATTTGGGCGTTCTCGCTATGAATCAGTCAATCGAGCCAGTATCAAAGTCATTTTGAAGCCCGCACAGAGTCGAAAAGTCAGTAGCCATGATTGGGTCGAGCGTGTAAATCAGGAGATTAAAAAAGCCAAGCTTCCTGGTTTATGGGTGGGCATGCGGGTGCAGGGTGTGCGGGGTATCCGGCTCAACTGGGGTGACGATGACCTCAGTGTAAGGGTAAAAGGACCGGATCTGGCTGTCTTGAATCAAATTGCTGAAGAGCTGAAAGACAAGCTTGAAGAGGTTGCCGGGCTGCGTAGTGTTGAAAACAGTAGCGATGATATCACTCAGGAAATCATGGTGTCGGTGGATCGTCAACGGGCAGCCTATTTCGGTATAGATGTGGATGATTTGGGAGAAATCGTCAATTTGGCGCTGAGTGGTAACGTGGTGACGGACTATTTGGAAGATGACCGAAGTATAAATGTCAGAGTGGGTTTGCTGGAGTCGGATATCGCCACGCCTGCCGATCTGGAATCAATTGTTATTTTCAGTCAAACCGAACCCTCAGTGCCAATACGCCTTGGTGAACTGGCAAAGATAGAGTTGTCACCATCCTATGTGATAATCAGACGCGATCAGCAACAGAGAATGGCTGAAGTTAGCGCCTCGCTGGGTGGTGATCTGTCTTTACAGGATGCAATATCGGAAGTAAGGGATATAGTATCAGTTATGGATCTGCCATCTGGTTATAGCATAAGTTATGGCGGCAGCTTGGAGGTTATTAAGAAAGGTCGAGACAGTGGAGTACTGTTGCTCTGTTTAGCGCTTTTTCTGGTATTGGTTGTGATGTCAGTGCAGTATGAGTCGCTGAGAAACCCGATAATTATCATCTTGTGTGTGCCGTTTGGATTGATCGGGGTAGGATTGGGCTTGTACTGGACGGAACTGCCAATTTCTATGCCTGTGTGGCTGGGCCTGATCATGCTGGCAGGTATTGTGGTGAATAACGCTATCGTGATGGTTGAATATATCTCCCAGAAAAGAGATGCAGGACATGACAAGAGTGCGGCTATTACGCAGGCAGCACAGATCAGGTTGCGACCGATTCTAATGACGACACTGACTACTGTTGTTGGAATGATGCCACTAGCATTAGCCCTCGGAGAGGGCTCGGAAATGCTTCAGCCGCTGGCTGTGACAATGATTTCCGGACTCTCCTTTTCCACTATAGTCACGCTGATTCTGATTCCATCAGTTTATCGATTGATTGGGCGCTGA
- a CDS encoding NAD(P)/FAD-dependent oxidoreductase: MQRVTIVGSGFAALTAIKTLRSRDKSIDITVVSPKPEFHYLPGSIWIPSGLRKPEDLIIQLDSFFQRMRVNHHPAEATGLSDDGRILKTTEGEIENDGLIIASGGRFIKKLPGIENAITPCEGISATTRIRDRLRELDSGVIAIGFSGNPKEPSAMRGGPMFEFLFGIDRQLRLEGRRENFKLIFFTPAEKPGQRLGPKAVKGLIQEMEKRDIETHLGQKMVKFTATSIVMENHSFAADLILFMPGMTGNQWFDNTKLPRSPGGLIQADDHCRVEGMTNVYVAGDSGSFPGPDWMPKQAHMADLQAAAATKNLLSELKGEPPSETFKVELVCIVDSQTSGMLVARTEKRNIVMPNMAIFHWLKRLFEWWYIRQYR; the protein is encoded by the coding sequence ATGCAAAGAGTTACCATCGTCGGCAGCGGTTTTGCCGCACTCACCGCCATCAAGACACTGAGATCCAGGGATAAATCGATTGACATTACTGTTGTCAGCCCCAAGCCGGAATTTCACTATCTGCCTGGTTCGATCTGGATCCCATCGGGATTGCGTAAACCTGAGGATCTCATAATCCAACTGGACTCGTTCTTTCAGCGCATGCGGGTCAACCATCACCCTGCAGAAGCCACCGGCCTCAGCGATGATGGGAGGATATTGAAAACCACCGAGGGCGAGATAGAAAACGATGGGCTTATCATCGCTTCAGGAGGCCGTTTCATTAAAAAACTGCCCGGCATCGAAAACGCCATAACCCCCTGTGAAGGCATTTCAGCCACAACCAGAATCCGCGACCGGCTCAGAGAGCTGGATAGTGGTGTCATCGCCATCGGATTTTCCGGCAATCCCAAAGAACCAAGCGCAATGCGCGGCGGACCGATGTTCGAATTTCTATTTGGTATCGATCGTCAATTGAGGCTCGAAGGACGGCGTGAAAATTTCAAGCTCATATTCTTCACCCCAGCGGAAAAACCTGGACAACGACTTGGACCCAAAGCGGTCAAGGGATTGATCCAAGAGATGGAAAAGCGCGATATCGAAACCCATCTCGGGCAAAAAATGGTGAAGTTCACGGCCACAAGCATTGTCATGGAGAATCACAGCTTCGCTGCTGATCTCATCCTCTTTATGCCCGGCATGACCGGCAATCAGTGGTTTGACAATACTAAACTGCCCCGTTCACCCGGCGGCCTGATCCAGGCCGATGACCACTGCCGGGTCGAAGGTATGACCAATGTCTATGTGGCCGGCGACTCGGGCAGCTTTCCAGGTCCTGACTGGATGCCCAAACAGGCCCATATGGCAGATCTCCAGGCGGCAGCAGCCACCAAAAACCTGCTCTCGGAACTCAAGGGGGAACCACCCAGTGAGACCTTTAAAGTGGAACTGGTATGTATTGTCGATAGCCAAACCAGCGGCATGCTTGTGGCGCGAACCGAAAAGAGAAACATCGTGATGCCGAACATGGCCATCTTTCACTGGCTGAAACGGTTGTTTGAATGGTGGTATATACGCCAATATCGATAA
- a CDS encoding ATP-binding protein has translation MNIDLADVTLHVDETLDSDGLAQLEEAFRARDGVVSVHIDPKRAHLFLIEYNPELVNSQDLLAITHFQGLHAELIGL, from the coding sequence ATGAATATCGATCTCGCGGATGTCACCCTACACGTGGATGAAACCCTGGATAGTGATGGCCTGGCCCAGCTGGAAGAGGCATTTCGCGCCCGGGACGGTGTTGTTTCGGTACATATCGATCCCAAGCGGGCCCATCTGTTCTTGATCGAGTACAATCCCGAACTGGTCAACAGTCAGGACCTGTTGGCAATAACCCACTTTCAAGGACTGCATGCCGAACTGATCGGGCTCTGA
- a CDS encoding efflux RND transporter periplasmic adaptor subunit, translating to MNSNSHIKNPQYRLIATATALLFLSLTGCSQSSTETDPNDRAEDVDQAHLVAIEIIEPRALGIVHERTGTLKPRQTVRIFNQEEGRITQLPYFEGDNVDQGDTIVTLDEELLGSEFKKAIATARQMGLNLKRQEELAKRMAVSQEDLAQAQTDLSVAEAEKRVLQTRLSYTRIQAPFSGVVSERLVEPGDVVPRHTHLMTIINPKSLVTSILVSDLLLPQLQHNDPVTVRIDGLGEKPFNGRIHRIHPELDEKTRMGTVEVILDPIPDGARSGQLCRVMLQSAKRERITIPFNALQRDTRGEFVFKLDAQQQAQRLSIKSGMRIIDRIEIQQGLVSGDRIVTKGFHDLEPGMKVEPVN from the coding sequence GTGAACAGCAACTCGCATATCAAGAACCCGCAGTACCGCTTGATCGCTACCGCCACAGCGCTCCTATTCCTCTCGCTGACAGGGTGTTCACAATCGTCAACGGAGACTGATCCAAATGACCGGGCTGAGGATGTTGACCAGGCTCACCTGGTAGCCATTGAGATCATCGAGCCACGTGCATTGGGCATAGTCCATGAGCGCACTGGTACCTTAAAACCACGTCAGACTGTGCGTATCTTCAATCAGGAAGAGGGCAGAATAACCCAATTGCCATACTTTGAAGGTGACAATGTGGACCAGGGGGATACCATTGTCACCCTGGACGAGGAGCTGCTGGGATCGGAATTCAAGAAAGCCATCGCCACCGCCAGGCAGATGGGTTTGAACCTCAAGCGTCAGGAAGAGCTGGCGAAACGGATGGCCGTTTCCCAGGAAGACCTCGCCCAAGCGCAAACAGATCTCAGTGTGGCCGAAGCGGAAAAGCGCGTGTTGCAGACCAGGTTGAGTTATACACGTATCCAGGCGCCATTCTCCGGTGTCGTGAGCGAGCGCCTAGTGGAGCCCGGAGACGTAGTTCCCCGCCACACTCATCTGATGACGATTATCAACCCAAAGAGCCTGGTAACCAGCATCCTGGTATCTGATCTGTTACTGCCCCAGTTGCAGCACAACGATCCCGTCACGGTTCGGATCGATGGACTGGGAGAGAAGCCCTTCAATGGCAGAATTCATCGGATCCACCCAGAACTCGACGAAAAAACCCGCATGGGAACAGTTGAAGTGATCCTGGATCCGATACCCGATGGCGCCCGCTCTGGTCAACTCTGCCGGGTCATGCTGCAGTCGGCGAAGCGGGAACGGATTACAATCCCTTTCAATGCACTGCAACGCGACACTCGGGGAGAGTTCGTCTTCAAGCTGGATGCGCAGCAACAAGCACAGCGACTCTCGATAAAGAGCGGCATGCGGATTATCGATAGAATCGAGATTCAGCAAGGTTTGGTGTCGGGTGATCGGATTGTCACCAAGGGCTTTCACGATCTCGAACCCGGCATGAAGGTCGAGCCGGTGAACTGA
- a CDS encoding S24 family peptidase, producing the protein MSQDCSYNELYPLQVLDDSMEPEFPEKCIIVIEPSDVCATGAFVVAEANGERWFRQYLSEGESGKRLVALKSGYPDIALKEGEFKIVGVIVQRNIGRKVKHYHPYVPNCVPPKPIGPA; encoded by the coding sequence ATGAGTCAAGATTGCAGTTACAACGAGCTTTACCCCCTGCAGGTGTTGGACGACAGCATGGAACCGGAGTTTCCCGAGAAGTGTATTATCGTCATCGAGCCTTCCGATGTTTGTGCTACAGGCGCCTTCGTAGTGGCCGAAGCCAATGGTGAACGTTGGTTCCGTCAATACCTATCCGAGGGGGAGTCAGGTAAGAGATTGGTCGCCTTGAAATCGGGGTATCCTGATATTGCCCTCAAGGAAGGTGAATTTAAGATTGTTGGTGTTATCGTGCAGCGAAATATCGGACGTAAGGTAAAACACTACCATCCCTATGTACCCAATTGCGTGCCTCCAAAGCCAATCGGCCCGGCCTGA
- a CDS encoding ABCB family ABC transporter ATP-binding protein/permease, with amino-acid sequence MVHSTRTQPQVHKDRRDIHNLRNMLPFLWEYRGRALLALGCLVLAKFANVGIPLLLKEIVDTLDKSDRTLLVLPLFLLLGYGVLRLSSSMFNELRDAIFARVRYRAMRNLSNRVLTHLHDLSLRFHLQRQTGAISRDLERGTRSVSTIINYMVFSIIPMLVEFSLVAIIMLTQYEIIFTLVTFGTVAIYVAFTLAITEWRMEFRHRMNRLDSQANSQAFDSLINYETVKYFGNEPLELQRFDETLSRWEDNAVKSQTSMSLLNFGQGGITAVGVTLIMILAANSVVQGSMTIGDLVLVNAFMLQLFIPLNFLGMVYRQIKYSLADMDLIFKLLEEQPEITDVENAKPLRLVDGEVRFEQVDFSYQPEREILHKVDFNIAAGEKLAVVGHSGAGKSTLSRLLFRFYDVTAGRILIDGQDIRQISRDSLRSAIGIVPQDTVLFNETILYNLAYGRPDASREEIEEAARIAHIAQFIGQLPDGYHTVVGERGLKLSGGEKQRVAIARAMLKRPRILVFDEATSSLDSKTEQAIQETLREVAKHHTTLVIAHRLSTVVDADRILVMEGGRIMEQGTHHELLEIDGLYHQMWQLQQKERQALEIVSAMDSEA; translated from the coding sequence ATGGTCCACTCAACCCGAACCCAACCCCAGGTCCACAAAGACCGGCGTGATATTCACAATCTGCGCAATATGCTGCCCTTCTTGTGGGAGTATCGTGGCCGGGCCCTGTTGGCCCTGGGCTGCCTGGTGCTGGCGAAATTCGCCAATGTGGGTATCCCACTGCTGCTGAAAGAGATCGTCGATACCCTGGATAAGAGTGATCGGACCCTGCTGGTGTTACCCCTTTTCCTGCTGCTTGGATATGGAGTGCTGCGTCTCAGCAGCTCCATGTTCAACGAGTTAAGGGATGCCATCTTCGCGCGTGTTCGCTATCGTGCGATGCGCAATCTTTCCAACCGTGTGCTGACCCACCTGCATGATCTTTCGCTGCGCTTTCACCTGCAGCGTCAAACGGGGGCGATCAGCCGGGACCTGGAAAGGGGTACGCGCTCGGTCAGTACGATAATCAATTATATGGTTTTCAGCATAATCCCCATGCTGGTCGAATTTAGTCTGGTGGCAATCATCATGCTCACCCAGTACGAGATCATCTTCACCCTGGTCACCTTTGGCACGGTTGCCATCTACGTTGCCTTTACCCTGGCGATCACCGAGTGGCGCATGGAGTTTCGGCACCGCATGAACCGCTTGGATTCCCAGGCCAACAGTCAGGCCTTCGATAGCCTTATCAACTACGAAACAGTGAAATATTTCGGTAATGAACCGCTGGAGTTGCAGCGCTTCGATGAAACACTCTCGCGCTGGGAGGATAACGCGGTAAAAAGTCAGACCTCAATGTCTCTCTTGAATTTCGGTCAGGGCGGGATCACCGCAGTCGGTGTGACATTGATCATGATTTTAGCGGCGAACAGTGTTGTGCAGGGGAGTATGACCATCGGTGATCTGGTGCTGGTTAATGCGTTTATGCTGCAGCTTTTTATCCCGCTTAATTTTCTTGGCATGGTCTATCGCCAGATCAAATACTCACTAGCCGATATGGATCTGATCTTCAAGCTCCTGGAGGAGCAGCCTGAGATAACGGACGTAGAGAATGCCAAGCCGTTACGCCTGGTTGATGGGGAGGTCCGCTTTGAGCAGGTTGATTTCTCCTATCAACCGGAAAGAGAGATTCTGCATAAAGTCGATTTCAACATAGCCGCCGGTGAGAAGCTGGCTGTGGTTGGCCACAGTGGCGCCGGCAAATCCACTCTGTCACGTCTGCTATTCCGTTTTTATGACGTCACCGCCGGACGTATTCTGATCGATGGCCAGGATATTCGTCAGATCAGCCGTGACAGCCTGCGATCGGCGATTGGCATAGTGCCGCAGGATACCGTGCTGTTCAATGAAACGATTCTCTATAATCTGGCCTATGGCAGGCCGGATGCCAGCCGCGAGGAGATCGAAGAGGCAGCTCGTATCGCGCATATCGCACAATTCATCGGGCAGTTGCCCGATGGCTACCATACGGTTGTAGGCGAGCGGGGATTGAAACTGTCGGGTGGTGAAAAGCAGCGGGTCGCCATCGCGCGTGCAATGCTGAAACGACCGCGTATCCTGGTTTTCGATGAAGCGACCTCGTCACTCGACAGCAAGACCGAACAGGCGATTCAGGAGACATTGAGAGAAGTGGCGAAACACCATACAACCCTGGTGATTGCCCACCGCCTCTCCACGGTAGTGGATGCTGATCGTATCCTGGTGATGGAAGGGGGGCGTATCATGGAGCAGGGCACACATCATGAGCTGCTTGAGATTGATGGTCTCTATCATCAGATGTGGCAACTGCAGCAAAAAGAGCGACAGGCCTTGGAAATAGTCTCGGCCATGGATTCAGAAGCGTGA
- the cca gene encoding multifunctional CCA tRNA nucleotidyl transferase/2'3'-cyclic phosphodiesterase/2'nucleotidase/phosphatase (catalyzes the addition and repair of the essential 3'-terminal CCA sequence in tRNAs without using a nucleic acid template; phosphohydrolase activities include hydrolysis of pyrophosphate, 5'-nucleoside tri- and diphosphates, NADP, and 2'-AMP with the production of Pi, metal-dependent phosphodiesterase activity for 2',3'-cAMP, 2',3'-cGMP, and 2',3'-cCMP, and hydrolysis 2',3'-cyclic substrates with the formation of 2'-nucleotides and 3'-nucleotides; these phosphohydrolase activities are probably involved in the repair of the tRNA 3'-CCA terminus degraded by intracellular RNases): MKTYLVGGAVRDQLLDLPVTERDWVVVGSSPEEMLAAGYRRADSEFPVFLHPETGEEYALARTEVKSGSGYKGFQVEYGPHITLEQDLLRRDLTINAMAISESGDFIDVCGGRDDLDNGKLRHITNAFTEDPVRLLRIARFAAKLGCWGFRVAHETHALMKTMARAEELMSLNAERIWREMSRAFATPQPWRFFEVLQRCGALQRLIPELVDGTLASSHGEQDRSDYMAPLRRVVKQSEDPVVRSGVALFESVAHLAKPDDWMQRYRIDKAGRQLLLDLLHFHPFSTDGAQAESIMQFVMTLKPKQQPLRFRRFVAAAQGLWPRRLEALLPHLEFSADLLELPLPEELLNSGLEGKALGEALFAWRVVRLNEVMN, encoded by the coding sequence ATGAAGACTTACCTGGTCGGTGGTGCGGTACGCGATCAACTGCTGGATCTGCCTGTCACTGAACGCGACTGGGTAGTGGTGGGTTCGAGTCCTGAAGAGATGCTGGCCGCTGGCTATCGACGCGCCGATAGTGAATTCCCGGTATTTTTGCACCCTGAAACCGGCGAGGAGTATGCCTTGGCGCGTACCGAGGTGAAGAGTGGTTCCGGTTATAAGGGATTTCAGGTCGAGTATGGGCCGCATATCACTCTCGAACAGGATCTGTTGCGCAGGGATCTCACCATCAATGCCATGGCAATCTCAGAGAGTGGTGATTTCATCGATGTTTGCGGGGGGCGGGATGACCTGGACAATGGCAAGCTTCGGCATATCACAAATGCGTTTACCGAGGACCCGGTGCGGCTGCTGCGGATTGCTCGATTCGCCGCCAAACTGGGTTGTTGGGGATTCAGGGTGGCACACGAGACCCATGCCCTGATGAAAACCATGGCGCGCGCCGAGGAGCTGATGAGCTTGAATGCGGAACGTATTTGGCGCGAGATGAGCCGCGCTTTCGCAACGCCTCAACCCTGGCGTTTTTTTGAAGTCCTGCAGCGATGTGGAGCGCTGCAGCGGTTAATCCCGGAGTTGGTGGACGGGACGCTTGCTTCATCCCATGGAGAACAGGACAGGAGCGATTACATGGCGCCGCTGAGGCGGGTTGTAAAACAGAGCGAAGATCCCGTAGTTCGATCTGGAGTGGCTCTGTTTGAGAGCGTCGCTCACCTGGCAAAGCCGGACGATTGGATGCAAAGATACCGTATCGACAAGGCGGGGCGACAGCTGTTGCTCGATCTGTTGCATTTCCATCCATTCTCCACTGATGGTGCACAGGCTGAATCGATCATGCAATTCGTGATGACACTCAAGCCAAAGCAACAGCCACTGCGCTTTCGCCGTTTTGTGGCGGCCGCTCAGGGATTGTGGCCGCGGCGTTTAGAAGCTCTCTTGCCCCATTTGGAGTTTTCAGCTGATCTCCTGGAATTGCCCTTGCCGGAGGAGCTGCTCAACTCCGGATTGGAGGGAAAAGCATTGGGTGAAGCACTGTTTGCCTGGCGTGTGGTCCGACTGAATGAGGTGATGAACTAA